Proteins encoded in a region of the Cydia pomonella isolate Wapato2018A chromosome 3, ilCydPomo1, whole genome shotgun sequence genome:
- the LOC133516119 gene encoding saccharopine dehydrogenase-like oxidoreductase — protein MSRLDIVVFGATGFTGKKAVEELVRVAKKYPGLTWGVAGRSQSKLETLMADIGKLTGENLSSIKIIVADVSDEESIKHMCEQARVIANCCGPYKLYGEPVVKAAVATKTHVVDVSGEPFFIETMQLKYDQAAREAGVYIVSACGFDSIPNDMGLVYMQQNFDGTLNSVESYLSTEVAPEYNSEAAKNGVIHYGTWESLVNGICSRNKLPALRKQLYPDRLPSFKPKLHPRGIVHKQDGKYCLPFPGSDASIVYRTQRHAYEVEHKRPAQFKPYVKLPSLVATLLTSLVAAVLLLMANFSLTRALLLKYPRLFSAGTVTREGPTDNVMNNTSFMFELYGEGWEKGADVDATKPTKKAVVRVKGVNPGYGATVTALIYSAITCLKEHDKMPGGGGVLTTGIAFAKTDLIKNLNENNLTFEYVQN, from the exons ATGTCACGTCTTGATATAGTGGTGTTTGGGGCCACAGGCTTCACCGGCAAGAAGGCAGTTGAAGAGTTGGTCCGTGTTGCCAAGAAGTACCCAGGCCTGACATGGGGAGTGGCTGGCCGTTCACAGTCTAAGTTGGAGACCCTTATGGCTGATATTGGAAAATTGACTG GTGAAAATCTCTCCAGTATCAAGATCATAGTAGCAGATGTGTCCGACGAAGAGTCCATCAAGCACATGTGCGAGCAGGCGCGAGTGATCGCAAACTGCTGCGGTCCATACAAGTTGTATGGCGAGCCAGTGGTCAAAGCGGCGGTCGCCACTAAGACGCACGTGGTCGACGTTAGTGGGGAGCCGTTT TTCATCGAAACAATGCAACTGAAATACGACCAGGCTGCACGAGAGGCTGGCGTGTACATCGTGAGCGCGTGCGGCTTCGACAGCATCCCCAACGACATGGGACTCGTCTACATGCAGCAAAACTTCGACG GGACTCTGAACTCTGTGGAATCTTACTTGAGCACGGAAGTGGCGCCGGAGTACAACAGTGAGGCTGCCAAGAACGGTGTCATACACTATGGCACTTGGGAATCTCTTGTGAACGG AATTTGCAGCCGCAATAAGCTACCTGCACTACGGAAACAGTTGTACCCGGACCGTTTGCCGAGCTTCAAGCCGAAGTTACACCCTCG TGGCATCGTCCACAAGCAAGACGGCAAGTACTGCCTGCCGTTCCCCGGCTCCGACGCGTCCATCGTGTACCGCACGCAGCGCCACGCGTACGAGGTGGAGCACAAGCGCCCGGCGCAGTTCAAGCCCTACGTCAAGCTGCCCTCGCTGGTCGCCACGCTGCTCACGTCGCTCGTCGCCGCCGTCCTGCTCCTCATGGCCAACTTCTCGCTCACCCGGGCGCTGCTGCTGAAGTACCCGAGGCTGTTCTCCGCGGGCACGGTGACTCGCGAGGGCCCGACGGACAACGTGATGAATAACACGTCGTTCATGTTCGAGCTGTATGGCGAGGGGTGGGAGAAGGGCGCCGACGTGGACGCGACCAAGCCGACTAAGAAAGCTGTAGTCAGG GTAAAAGGCGTTAACCCTGGCTACGGAGCAACAGTCACCGCACTGATCTACTCGGCCATCACCTGCCTCAAGGAACATGACAAGATGCCTGGCGG TGGCGGAGTGTTGACAACGGGAATCGCATTCGCCAAGACCGATCTCATCAAGAACCTTAACGAAAATAACCTCACGTTTGAATATGTTCAAAACTAA